A region of Nitrosomonas stercoris DNA encodes the following proteins:
- a CDS encoding riboflavin transporter, with amino-acid sequence MSSLWMLVAGFMFACMGELVKLAAAFFSNVELVFYRSLIGVISTFAVMRFYGKPIATHHWKAHFGRGLAGLSGVLLFFYCILHLPLATAISLNNTWPLFLAFLAVIFLKEKFNWLIIVAVITGFIGVVMLLRPTLAEDQWHMALIGAGSGLCGGIAHLHIRQLNEFGESDWRIVFYFTLLCTVVTGLWLVFTSFSPVNTESLLLALGIGVTATLAQLALTRAHHGSNIIIVGALSYSTVLFAGLMDWFLWNERLPFLAWLGMGLIIVGGLLSIRGITTRSATNMPAVDN; translated from the coding sequence ATGTCTTCTTTATGGATGCTGGTGGCTGGCTTTATGTTTGCTTGTATGGGGGAATTGGTAAAACTGGCTGCCGCATTTTTTTCCAATGTGGAACTGGTATTTTATCGATCGCTGATAGGAGTCATTTCAACTTTCGCTGTTATGCGTTTTTATGGCAAACCGATCGCAACTCATCATTGGAAAGCACATTTTGGACGTGGATTAGCGGGATTAAGTGGCGTGCTATTGTTTTTCTATTGTATTTTGCATTTGCCATTGGCAACGGCTATTTCACTCAATAATACTTGGCCATTGTTTCTAGCTTTTTTAGCAGTTATTTTTTTGAAAGAAAAATTTAACTGGCTAATAATCGTTGCAGTTATCACAGGTTTTATTGGAGTGGTGATGTTATTGCGCCCTACACTGGCTGAAGATCAATGGCATATGGCTTTAATCGGCGCGGGTTCTGGTTTATGTGGCGGGATCGCGCACTTGCATATTCGACAGCTGAATGAATTTGGAGAATCAGATTGGCGCATTGTGTTTTATTTTACGTTGCTGTGCACCGTTGTGACGGGGCTGTGGCTTGTCTTTACCTCATTTAGCCCGGTTAATACTGAAAGTTTGCTATTAGCGTTGGGCATTGGTGTCACCGCAACTTTGGCTCAACTGGCTCTAACGCGTGCACATCATGGCAGTAATATCATTATTGTCGGAGCACTGTCTTATAGTACGGTATTATTTGCTGGATTAATGGATTGGTTTTTGTGGAATGAACGCTTGCCTTTTTTAGCCTGGCTGGGCATGGGGTTAATTATCGTAGGTGGGTTATTAAGCATACGCGGTATCACAACACGATCAGCCACGAACATGCCAGCTGTCGACAATTGA
- a CDS encoding 3-phenylpropionatecinnamic acid dioxygenase — translation MPGFVYSSDTTHPQLSIDWYWDPQIYELEKQLLFSQGPGYVGHELMVPEMGDYYVLAAQNNAKVLVRNENGVELLSNVCRHRQAILLEECGNARNIVCPLHRWTYAMDGKLLGAPHFDKNPCLNLGKTALQHWKGLIFSGERNVNQDLASMKEYSELDFAGYVLDSVQVEHYQCNWKTFIEVYLEDYHVDPFHPGLGHFVDTKQLEWDFGDWYSVQTVGVNPDFERAGSDIYQKWHAQVLQHNQQQTLRYGAIWLLYFPNVMVEWYPNTLVVSTIVPTGIEQCMNVVEFYYPEEIALFEREFVEREQAAYQETAKEDDEICRRMTEGRRALYQQGINEFGPYQIPMEAGMEHFHRFLQREIGRHLA, via the coding sequence ATGCCTGGCTTTGTGTATTCTTCTGATACAACCCATCCACAGCTTTCAATTGATTGGTATTGGGATCCACAAATATATGAGCTAGAAAAACAACTATTGTTTAGCCAAGGGCCAGGATATGTCGGGCATGAGCTAATGGTGCCAGAAATGGGTGATTATTATGTGCTGGCAGCGCAAAATAATGCCAAAGTGCTGGTACGAAATGAAAATGGTGTTGAGTTGCTATCCAATGTATGTCGTCATCGTCAGGCGATTCTTCTGGAAGAATGTGGTAATGCTCGCAATATTGTGTGTCCATTACATCGTTGGACTTATGCTATGGACGGTAAATTGTTAGGTGCACCGCATTTTGATAAAAATCCTTGCCTCAATTTAGGTAAAACAGCTTTGCAACATTGGAAAGGATTAATTTTCTCTGGTGAACGTAATGTAAACCAAGATTTAGCCAGCATGAAGGAATACAGCGAGCTTGATTTTGCCGGTTACGTGCTGGATAGCGTTCAAGTGGAGCATTATCAGTGCAACTGGAAAACTTTTATTGAGGTGTATCTGGAAGATTATCATGTTGATCCCTTTCATCCTGGGTTAGGGCATTTTGTTGATACTAAACAGTTAGAGTGGGATTTCGGAGATTGGTACAGCGTGCAAACAGTTGGTGTTAATCCAGATTTTGAGCGTGCTGGTTCGGATATATATCAAAAATGGCATGCGCAGGTATTGCAGCATAACCAGCAACAAACACTACGTTATGGCGCGATCTGGTTGTTATATTTTCCCAATGTGATGGTGGAGTGGTATCCCAATACGTTGGTGGTAAGCACGATTGTGCCAACGGGCATCGAACAATGCATGAATGTGGTTGAATTTTACTATCCGGAAGAGATTGCTTTGTTTGAGCGTGAATTTGTCGAACGAGAGCAAGCTGCCTATCAGGAAACTGCCAAGGAAGATGATGAAATTTGCCGAAGAATGACGGAAGGGCGCCGAGCTTTATATCAACAAGGAATAAATGAATTCGGCCCTTACCAAATACCGATGGAGGCAGGCATGGAGCATTTCCATCGCTTCCTGCAGCGTGAAATTGGACGACATTTGGCTTGA
- a CDS encoding primosomal protein N', producing MTIVQVALDVPVDRLFDYLAPDADVADIGRCVHVSFGNRKCGGIILAISHASAIPHNKLKAVSFIDRDTPALSTSLLKLFEFCSSYYHHPIGQVIANGLPTLLRNPKHQATNQLQHNQEWVLTETGKNIGLEDISSRSKAKRNIFSKLLENGVITAETYQAMTPYVRKQLRELANLGWVAQQASSFQKLPFKVTSSFTPTTEQQHAIAKILAHTDTFTPWLLHGITGSGKTEIYLQIAATLLAQQKQVLVLVPEINLTPQLEAVFRQRFPTTLLVSLHSGLNHTERLQGWLHAQQGKAGIILGTRLAIFTPIPKLGLIIVDEEQDHSFKQQDGLRYSARDLAVYRARQANVPIILGSATPSLESYQLARSGRYQLLQLHTRAISQATLPTIRCIDTRTAPVSEGFSESILKALDQSLRQKQQSLVFINRRGYSPVLLCKSCNWIATCGRCSSRLVVHLRNQQLRCHYCGDRQSIMLTCPQCGDPDILPLGHGTQRIEATLTKQFPQANILRVDRDSIRQKTAWRTILNTIHRGEADILIGTQLLAKGHDFPNLGLVCVLNADSSLYSTDFRAEEHLFAQLMQVAGRAGRAHIHGTVLIQTEFPQHPLYQALTQQDYAAYAQVLLAARKAAYFPPFSYLAVLRAEAPELSEALTFLKQAADTATTTEEYDSIQLFDPVPAYMVRLKGLERAQLLIQAASRKRLQIFLDDWYQKIITLPVRGKLRWHLDVDPLTI from the coding sequence ATGACAATTGTGCAGGTTGCACTGGATGTTCCAGTGGATCGATTGTTTGATTACCTCGCTCCAGATGCAGATGTAGCCGATATTGGTCGTTGCGTACACGTCTCCTTCGGTAATAGAAAATGCGGTGGTATCATTCTAGCAATCAGCCATGCCTCCGCTATTCCCCACAACAAGCTGAAGGCGGTTAGTTTTATCGACCGTGATACTCCAGCTTTATCAACATCCTTACTCAAATTATTCGAATTTTGCAGTAGCTATTACCACCACCCTATCGGCCAGGTAATTGCCAACGGTTTGCCGACACTACTACGTAATCCCAAACACCAAGCAACCAATCAGTTACAACACAATCAGGAATGGGTGTTAACCGAAACCGGGAAGAATATTGGTCTTGAAGACATTTCGTCGCGCTCCAAAGCCAAACGCAATATATTTTCCAAGTTACTGGAAAATGGAGTGATTACAGCGGAAACTTACCAGGCAATGACTCCTTATGTTCGCAAACAGCTACGCGAGCTGGCAAATTTGGGATGGGTTGCGCAACAAGCATCCTCTTTCCAAAAATTGCCTTTCAAAGTCACTTCATCCTTTACGCCGACTACAGAACAACAACACGCCATTGCCAAAATTCTGGCTCATACAGATACTTTTACTCCCTGGCTACTGCATGGCATCACTGGTAGCGGCAAAACAGAAATTTATTTGCAGATTGCGGCAACATTATTAGCACAACAGAAACAAGTTCTTGTTTTAGTGCCAGAAATCAACCTCACTCCACAATTAGAAGCCGTTTTTCGTCAACGTTTTCCCACCACCTTGCTGGTGAGTCTACACAGTGGGCTTAATCACACGGAACGCTTGCAAGGCTGGTTACATGCGCAACAAGGAAAAGCTGGCATTATTCTGGGAACACGCTTGGCAATTTTTACCCCCATTCCTAAATTGGGACTAATTATTGTTGACGAGGAGCAAGATCATTCCTTTAAACAACAAGATGGATTACGCTATTCAGCACGCGATCTTGCAGTTTATCGTGCCAGACAAGCCAATGTTCCAATCATACTGGGATCAGCCACTCCTTCTCTGGAAAGCTATCAGCTGGCACGTAGTGGTCGCTATCAATTGCTGCAATTACATACGCGAGCTATCAGCCAAGCAACCCTGCCCACAATTCGCTGCATTGATACACGTACCGCTCCAGTGTCAGAAGGTTTCTCAGAATCTATACTAAAAGCGCTAGATCAATCACTGCGACAGAAACAACAAAGTTTGGTATTTATTAATCGACGCGGTTATTCACCGGTTTTATTGTGTAAATCCTGCAATTGGATTGCCACCTGCGGGCGTTGCTCCAGCCGCTTGGTGGTTCATTTACGCAACCAACAACTACGTTGTCATTACTGTGGCGATCGACAATCAATTATGCTGACATGTCCACAATGTGGTGATCCGGATATTTTGCCGCTTGGTCACGGTACACAGCGAATTGAAGCCACATTAACCAAACAATTTCCTCAGGCAAATATCTTGCGGGTTGATCGTGACAGCATTCGTCAGAAAACAGCCTGGCGTACCATACTTAATACCATTCACCGGGGAGAAGCTGATATTTTGATTGGCACTCAACTGCTTGCCAAAGGACATGATTTTCCTAATCTTGGTCTGGTATGTGTGCTCAATGCCGATTCTTCTTTATATAGCACTGATTTTCGTGCCGAGGAACATCTTTTTGCGCAACTGATGCAAGTGGCGGGACGTGCTGGCCGAGCACATATTCACGGCACTGTTTTGATACAAACTGAATTTCCGCAACATCCGCTATACCAGGCGTTAACACAACAAGATTATGCAGCATACGCACAAGTATTGCTGGCTGCACGCAAAGCTGCCTACTTTCCACCTTTTTCTTATCTGGCCGTATTACGCGCAGAAGCACCAGAACTCTCCGAAGCGCTCACATTTCTGAAACAGGCAGCTGACACAGCCACTACTACCGAGGAATATGACAGCATCCAGCTATTTGATCCGGTACCCGCTTATATGGTGAGACTCAAAGGATTAGAACGTGCACAATTACTGATTCAGGCAGCTTCACGCAAGCGTTTACAAATATTTTTGGATGACTGGTATCAGAAAATTATAACTCTGCCAGTACGTGGCAAGCTGCGCTGGCATTTGGATGTGGATCCGTTGACCATTTGA
- a CDS encoding putative universal stress protein produces the protein MYQRILVPIDGSATSDLALQEAIKLAKQMDAKLELVHIYEDAIYLVDENYFNYEELQKTIHDCGEKILTQAEDRVKTAGISVETRLIPSNNERIAHLLMEEVKRWQADLIVIGTHGRSGFSRLLLGSVAEGIVRMAIVPVLLIRETKE, from the coding sequence ATGTACCAGAGAATTCTAGTGCCAATTGATGGCAGTGCTACTTCAGACCTGGCTTTACAGGAAGCCATTAAATTGGCCAAGCAAATGGATGCCAAGCTTGAACTCGTGCATATTTACGAAGATGCGATTTATCTGGTGGATGAAAATTACTTCAATTATGAAGAATTACAAAAAACAATTCATGATTGTGGTGAAAAAATATTAACCCAGGCGGAAGACAGGGTAAAAACTGCCGGTATTTCAGTGGAAACTAGGCTGATCCCATCCAATAACGAGCGTATTGCTCATTTGTTAATGGAAGAAGTCAAGCGTTGGCAAGCAGATTTGATTGTGATTGGTACGCATGGCCGTTCTGGTTTTAGCCGGCTATTACTTGGCAGTGTGGCTGAAGGAATCGTTCGTATGGCAATTGTGCCAGTATTACTGATTCGAGAAACTAAAGAGTGA
- a CDS encoding periplasmic serine endoprotease DegP, protein MQRLWLIFTQTVTVLLAIFFVVSTLRPELLPWTPRGKLATIREAVKTDGQDALNLGSFHTAAELSMPSVVNIFTSKEVRVPSHPFMDDPVFQQFFGNRFSPRTERSSSLGSGVIVSPEGYILTNHHVVEAASEIQVALMDGRKAEARLIGSDPESDLAVLKIKLGNLPTITFGDSKQARVGDIVLAIGNPFGVGQTVTMGIIGALGRSQVGINTYENFIQTDAAINPGNSGGALTDTAGNLIGINTAIYSRSGGSLGIGFAIPGDVAKQIMQQIIETGSVTRGWLGVSMQDITPELAESLNLNSTDGTLIAGVLKNGPADDAGIKPGDVLVAVNNESISNASEMLNRVAALPPGKVAVLSVFRNGAQLDIQVQIGKRPG, encoded by the coding sequence ATGCAAAGACTTTGGCTTATTTTCACACAAACGGTAACAGTGCTGCTTGCTATCTTTTTCGTTGTTTCGACCTTACGGCCGGAGCTGTTGCCCTGGACACCTCGCGGTAAATTGGCCACGATTCGTGAAGCAGTCAAGACCGATGGTCAGGACGCGCTGAATCTGGGTAGCTTTCATACCGCTGCAGAATTATCCATGCCTTCTGTCGTCAACATTTTTACCAGTAAGGAAGTTAGAGTGCCTTCTCATCCTTTTATGGATGATCCTGTTTTTCAGCAATTTTTCGGTAACCGTTTCAGCCCGAGAACCGAGCGTTCTTCTAGTCTGGGTTCAGGGGTTATTGTGAGTCCGGAAGGCTATATTCTCACGAACCACCACGTAGTGGAAGCTGCCAGTGAAATTCAAGTGGCATTAATGGATGGAAGGAAAGCCGAAGCACGTTTGATCGGTTCAGATCCAGAAAGCGATCTAGCTGTATTAAAGATCAAATTGGGTAATCTTCCCACTATTACCTTTGGCGATTCCAAACAAGCTCGGGTGGGAGATATTGTGCTAGCCATTGGCAATCCTTTCGGAGTGGGTCAAACTGTGACAATGGGAATTATTGGGGCGTTAGGGCGTTCTCAGGTGGGCATTAACACTTATGAGAATTTCATACAGACGGATGCAGCAATTAATCCAGGTAATTCTGGTGGCGCGTTAACAGATACCGCTGGCAATTTAATTGGCATCAATACAGCTATTTATTCTCGTTCTGGTGGTTCATTAGGTATTGGTTTTGCTATTCCGGGAGATGTGGCCAAGCAGATCATGCAGCAAATCATTGAAACAGGTAGTGTCACGCGTGGCTGGTTGGGAGTCAGTATGCAGGATATTACGCCCGAGCTGGCTGAGTCTCTGAATTTAAACAGCACCGATGGCACCCTGATTGCAGGCGTACTTAAGAATGGACCAGCTGATGATGCAGGCATCAAACCGGGTGATGTGCTGGTTGCGGTCAATAATGAATCTATTTCCAATGCATCAGAGATGTTAAATAGAGTGGCAGCTTTACCACCAGGTAAGGTTGCAGTACTTTCTGTTTTCCGCAATGGTGCGCAGCTGGATATCCAGGTACAAATCGGCAAGCGCCCAGGCTGA
- a CDS encoding GTP cyclohydrolase 1 type 2, with the protein MNRKSIMHQNILENYLNDLLNIQQFQDYCPNGLQIEGKTSIQMLVSGVTASQDLIQAALDLHADAIIVHHGYFWRGENACLRGIKYQRIATLIKHNINLYAYHLPLDAHAKLGNNTLLGQKLGITEEGRFGEYDIAAFGSFPEPINLQTLDGLLSSTLNRPPLIIGDPLKTIQRVAWCTGAAQSYFEAAIQQGVDAFITGEISEQNVHTARETGVAFVSAGHHATERYGIQALGEHITKKFSITHHFVDIDNPV; encoded by the coding sequence ATGAACAGAAAAAGTATTATGCACCAAAATATATTGGAAAATTATCTGAATGATCTCTTAAATATCCAACAGTTCCAGGATTATTGTCCGAATGGACTGCAAATAGAAGGAAAAACTTCCATTCAAATGTTGGTCAGCGGAGTAACAGCCTCTCAGGATTTGATACAGGCGGCGCTCGATTTACACGCTGATGCCATTATTGTTCATCATGGTTATTTTTGGCGAGGTGAAAATGCCTGTTTACGTGGTATCAAATATCAGCGCATTGCTACGCTGATTAAACATAATATCAATCTTTATGCTTACCACCTGCCATTGGATGCTCATGCCAAGCTAGGTAACAACACACTGCTTGGTCAAAAACTAGGTATTACCGAAGAAGGACGTTTTGGTGAATACGATATTGCCGCGTTTGGCTCCTTTCCTGAACCAATCAACCTGCAGACACTGGATGGCTTATTAAGCTCGACACTCAATCGCCCACCACTGATTATTGGAGATCCACTTAAAACCATTCAGCGGGTGGCCTGGTGTACTGGAGCAGCACAAAGCTATTTTGAAGCTGCTATTCAACAAGGAGTAGATGCATTTATCACAGGTGAAATCTCAGAACAGAATGTTCATACCGCCAGAGAAACAGGAGTGGCCTTTGTTTCAGCAGGACACCACGCTACCGAACGCTACGGTATTCAGGCGCTTGGTGAGCACATTACAAAAAAATTCAGCATCACGCATCACTTTGTGGATATCGATAATCCAGTATGA